The following DNA comes from Streptomyces sp. NBC_00690.
ACGACAGAACGCAATGACCGTCCGCAGGGAGGTGCTCGGCGACGCACACGTGGACCGGGCCGTCGCCCGCACCACCGCGTTCACCGCCCCCTTCCAGGACTTCATCACCCGCTACGCCTGGGGCGAGATCTGGTCGGACGAAACCCTGGACCGACGGACCCGCAGTTGCATCACCCTCACCGCACTCGTCGCGGGGGGCCATCGAGAAGAGCTCGCGATGCACGTGCGGGCCGCGCTACGCAACGGGCTGACCCCCGATGAGATCGGCGCGGTGCTGCTCCAGGCCGCGGTCTACTGCGGTGTCCCCGCCGCCAACTCCGCCTTCGCCGTGGCGGACGAGGTCCTACGCGAACACAACATCCCCAGGGGAGAGGAAGTCTGATGCACACCACCGTCGGCATCATCGGCGGCGGCCCGGCCGGGCTACTGCTCGCCCGGCTGCTGCACAACGCGGGCATCGACACGGTGACGCTCGAATCTCGGGACCGTGCCCACGTCGAGAATCGTCAGCGCGCCGGAATCCTCGAACAGGGCACGGTCGACGTGCTGCGGTCCGCAGGCGTCGGCGATCGGATGGACCGCGAGGGCCTCGTCCACGACGGCATCGAGTTGCGGTTCGACGGGCGCTCCCACCGGGTCGACTTCCCGTCCCTCACGGGCGGGCGAACGGTCATGGTGTACGCGCAGACCGAGGTCGTGAAGGATCTGATCGCCCTCCGTTCCGAGGACGCCGGACCGCTCCTGTTCGGGGCGCGGGCTCTCGCCGTGGAGGACGCGGACACCGACCGACCGCTCATCCGCTATCTTCACGAGGGTCGCGAACAGACCCTGAGCTGCGACTACGTCGTCGGTTGCGACGGTTTCCACGGAGTGGCACGCCAAGCGATCCCCACCTCGATCCGTACGACGTACGAGCGGACCTACCCGTACTCCTGGCTGGGCATCCTCGCCGAGGCGGCGCCGGTCTACGACGAGCTGATCTACGCCCACTCCCCGCGCGGCTTCGCGCTCGCCAGTATGCGCACGCCCACGGTGAGCCGGCTCTACCTCCAGGTCGACAACGGCACCGACCCCGCGGACTGGCCCGACGAGCGGATCTGGGACGAACTCGACGCCCGACTCGCCCTCAGCGGCGACGCCGGAGTGCAGCTGACGCGCGGCGCGGTCTCCGGCAAGGCCGTGCTGCCGATGCGCAGTTCGGTGACCGAACCGATGCGTTACGGGCGGGTGTTCCTGGCGGGTGACGCCGCGCACATCGTGCCGCCGACGGGCGCCAAGGGGCTCAATCTGGCGGTGTCCGACGTGACCGTCCTCGCCCGTGCCCTCGTCCAGGCCCACGGCTCCGACTCGGCCGAGCTCCTCGACGCGTACTCCGACACGTGTCTGCGCCGCGTCTGGCGGGCCGAGCAGTTCTCGTACGAGATGACCACGACCCTGCACCACGATCCGGCGCACTCCCCGTTCGAGACCCGTCTGCAACTCTCCCGGCTGGATCGGCTGGCAGTCTCCGGGCATGCCGCAGCCGAACTCGCCGAGAACTACACCGGTCTTCCGATCGACTACTGAGCCCGCAGGGAAACGACCCGGTGCCCGCGGCCGTGACAGGCCGCGGGCACCGGGTCGTTCGGTTCGGATGTGGTGTCAGACCCGACCGCCGGCGTTGTGGATGCCCTGGTGTTGG
Coding sequences within:
- a CDS encoding 4-hydroxybenzoate 3-monooxygenase gives rise to the protein MHTTVGIIGGGPAGLLLARLLHNAGIDTVTLESRDRAHVENRQRAGILEQGTVDVLRSAGVGDRMDREGLVHDGIELRFDGRSHRVDFPSLTGGRTVMVYAQTEVVKDLIALRSEDAGPLLFGARALAVEDADTDRPLIRYLHEGREQTLSCDYVVGCDGFHGVARQAIPTSIRTTYERTYPYSWLGILAEAAPVYDELIYAHSPRGFALASMRTPTVSRLYLQVDNGTDPADWPDERIWDELDARLALSGDAGVQLTRGAVSGKAVLPMRSSVTEPMRYGRVFLAGDAAHIVPPTGAKGLNLAVSDVTVLARALVQAHGSDSAELLDAYSDTCLRRVWRAEQFSYEMTTTLHHDPAHSPFETRLQLSRLDRLAVSGHAAAELAENYTGLPIDY